A single genomic interval of Symphalangus syndactylus isolate Jambi chromosome 18, NHGRI_mSymSyn1-v2.1_pri, whole genome shotgun sequence harbors:
- the PRAME gene encoding melanoma antigen preferentially expressed in tumors, whose translation MERRRLRGSIQSRYISMSVWTGPRRLVELAGQSLLKDEALAIAALELLPRELFPPLFMAAFDGRHSQTLKAMVQAWPFTCLPLGVLMKGQQLHLETFKAVLDGLDVLLAQEVRPRRWKLQVLDLRKNSHQDFWTVWSGNRASLYSFPEPEAAQPMTKKRKVDGLSTEAEQPFIPIEVLVDLSLKEGACDELFSYLIEKVKQKKNVLHLCCKKLKIFAMPLQNIKMILKMVQLDSIEDLEVTCTWKLPTLAKFSPYLGQMINLRRLLLSHIHASSYISPEKEEQYIAQFTSQFLSLQCLQALYVDSLFFLRGRLDQLLRHVMNPLETLSITNCRLLEGDVMHLSQSPSVSQLSVLSLSGVTLTDISPEPLQALLERASATLRDLDFDECGIIDDQLLVLLPSLSHCSQLTTLSFCGNPVSISALQSLLQHLIGLSNLTHVLYPVRLESYEDVHGTLHLGRLAYLHARLRELLCELGRPSMVWLSANPCPHCGDRTLYDPEPMLCPCFMPN comes from the exons ATGGAACGAAGACGTTTGCGG GGTTCCATTCAGAGCCGATACATCAGCATGAGCGTGTGGACAGGCCCACGGAGACTTGTGGAGCTGGCAGGGCAGAGCCTGCTGAAGGATGAGGCGCTGGCCATCGCCGCCCTGGAGTTGCTGCCCAGGGAGCTCTTCCCGCCACTCTTCATGGCAGCCTTTGACGGgagacacagccagaccctgaAGGCAATGGTGCAGGCCTGGCCCTTCACCTGCCTCCCTCTGGGAGTGTTGATGAAGGGACAACAGCTTCACCTGGAGACCTTCAAAGCTGTGCTTGATGGACTTGATGTGCTCCTTGCCCAGGAGGTTCGCCCCAG GAGGTGGAAACTTCAAGTGCTGGATTTACGGAAGAACTCTCATCAGGACTTCTGGACTGTATGGTCTGGAAACAGGGCCAGTCTGTACTCATTTCCAGAGCCAGAAGCAGCTCAGCCCATGACAAAGAAGCGAAAAGTAGATGGTTTGAGCACAGAGGCAGAGCAGCCCTTCATTCCAATAGAGGTGCTCGTAGACCTGTCCCTCAAGGAAGGTGCCTGTGATGAACTGTTCTCCTACCTCATTGAGAAagtgaagcaaaagaaaaatgtactACATCTGTGCTGTAAGAAGCTGAAGATTTTTGCAATGCCCTTGCAGAATATCAAGATGATCCTGAAAATGGTGCAGCTGGACTCTATTGAAGATTTGGAAGTGACTTGTACCTGGAAGCTACCCACCTTGGCAAAATTTTCTCCTTACCTGGGCCAGATGATTAATCTGCGTAGACTCCTCCTCTCCCACATCCATGCGTCTTCCTACATTTCCCCGGAGAAGGAAGAGCAGTATATCGCCCAGTTCACCTCTCAGTTCCTCAGTCTGCAGTGCCTGCAGGCTCTCTATGTGgactctttatttttccttagagGCCGCCTGGATCAGTTGCTCCG GCACGTGATGAACCCCTTGGAAACCCTCTCAATAACTAACTGCCGGCTTTTGGAAGGGGATGTGATGCATCTGTCCCAGAGCCCCAGCGTCAGTCAGCTAAGTGTCTTGAGTCTAAGTGGGGTCACACTGACCGATATAAGTCCCGAGCCCCTCCAAGCTCTGCTGGAGAGAGCCTCTGCCACCCTCCGGGACCTGGACTTTGATGAGTGTGGGATCATAGATGATCAGCTCCTTGTCCTCCTGCCTtccctgagccactgctcccagcttaCGACCTTAAGCTTCTGCGGGAACCCCGTCTCCATATCTGCCCTGCAGAGTCTCCTGCAGCACCTCATCGGGCTGAGCAATCTGACCCACGTGCTGTATCCTGTACGCCTGGAGAGTTACGAGGACGTCCATGGTACCCTCCATCTGGGGAGACTTGCCTATCTGCATGCCAGGCTCAGGGAGTTGCTGTGTGAGTTGGGGCGGCCCAGCATGGTCTGGCTTAGTGCCAACCCCTGTCCTCACTGTGGGGACAGAACCTTGTATGACCCAGAGCCCATGCTGTGCCCCTGTTTCATGCCTAACTAG